In one Mucilaginibacter sp. PAMB04168 genomic region, the following are encoded:
- a CDS encoding aspartate/glutamate racemase family protein: MKQKTLGLIHTSATLIPVFQQLCQQHLPGVATFNIVDDSLVKNIIARGELTTSISKRVADYVSSAEDSGADYILVTCSSIGAAVEAAAENSKVPVLRVDQPMADEAVQMGKRIGVIATLSTTLEPTSDLVKRRAAAAGKEIELVPKLCEGAFDALMSGDAATHDAIVTEALRDLSTQVDVILLAQASMARVVDGLSDADKQVPIVASPPNAIKYLASII; encoded by the coding sequence ATGAAACAAAAGACTTTAGGCCTGATACACACATCAGCTACACTGATACCGGTATTTCAGCAATTATGCCAGCAACATTTGCCGGGAGTGGCAACCTTCAATATTGTTGATGATAGCCTGGTTAAAAACATTATAGCACGTGGCGAGCTTACAACATCCATCAGCAAGCGTGTGGCCGATTATGTTTCATCAGCCGAAGATTCGGGAGCCGATTATATTTTGGTTACCTGCTCATCTATAGGGGCAGCTGTTGAAGCTGCTGCAGAGAACAGCAAAGTGCCTGTACTGCGTGTTGATCAGCCTATGGCTGATGAAGCCGTACAAATGGGCAAGCGTATTGGCGTGATAGCAACATTATCAACCACCTTAGAGCCCACCAGTGATTTGGTAAAACGCCGGGCGGCGGCCGCCGGCAAAGAAATTGAACTGGTACCCAAATTGTGCGAGGGGGCTTTTGATGCCCTGATGAGCGGCGATGCTGCTACGCACGACGCTATAGTAACTGAGGCCCTGCGCGATCTTTCTACCCAGGTAGATGTGATCTTGCTGGCACAGGCTTCTATGGCCCGGGTGGTAGATGGGTTAAGCGATGCCGATAAGCAAGTGCCTATTGTGGCCAGTCCGCCTAACGCTATCAAGTATTTGGCTTCCATAATATAA
- a CDS encoding bile acid:sodium symporter family protein, whose translation MKALRKLCLALCLLSALALIWGLLSAQSLIWQPAAVAVCLMGAIGIGAVPALQNYQYTAWIITAVVAAMIYPAAFLKWGSFDLRNKWLILVVVQIVMFGMGIQMSLRDFTGLGSTGKGVLIGLTCHFTIMPLTGFLLTKILHFEPEIAAGIILIGSCSSGLASNVMVYLARANLILSVTVTAMATLAAPFLTPVLMKLLAGTLIQIKFINMMMEIIKIVLVPIGAALLHDYLKRALSAKRRMVYLIATACMLYLLALPMGLYHVQQNYLPEAAMQSVEVFGFLVGAFVVGAAYHQLYRAKPKVDQYIPYLSMFGIIYFTAVTTAAGRENLLHVGLLLFLASVFHNGAGYFFGYWLSRLFGLDKNSSRTVAFEVGLQNGGMASGLAGTMGKLATVGLAAAVFSPWMNISGSILANYWRRKPADDIPETNVDVMHSKQDL comes from the coding sequence ATGAAAGCGCTTCGTAAACTTTGTTTGGCCCTGTGCCTGCTATCCGCATTGGCCCTTATATGGGGGCTGCTAAGTGCACAGAGCCTTATTTGGCAGCCTGCCGCTGTGGCTGTGTGCTTAATGGGGGCTATTGGCATTGGAGCAGTACCTGCGTTGCAAAACTACCAGTATACAGCCTGGATTATTACTGCTGTAGTTGCAGCCATGATATATCCGGCTGCTTTTTTGAAATGGGGCAGCTTTGATTTGCGTAACAAGTGGCTCATACTGGTGGTGGTGCAAATAGTAATGTTTGGTATGGGCATACAAATGAGTTTACGTGATTTTACCGGCTTAGGCAGTACCGGTAAAGGCGTTTTGATTGGTTTGACTTGCCATTTTACTATTATGCCGCTTACAGGGTTTTTGCTTACCAAGATTCTTCATTTTGAACCAGAAATTGCCGCTGGTATAATCCTTATTGGTTCATGTTCCAGCGGTTTGGCATCAAACGTAATGGTGTATTTGGCAAGGGCTAACCTGATATTGTCAGTTACAGTTACCGCTATGGCAACCTTGGCTGCACCATTTCTTACGCCGGTGTTAATGAAACTGCTGGCCGGCACGCTTATTCAGATCAAATTCATTAATATGATGATGGAGATTATTAAGATTGTGTTGGTACCTATTGGTGCGGCCTTGCTTCATGATTATTTGAAGCGGGCTTTAAGCGCAAAGCGCCGTATGGTATACCTGATTGCAACGGCCTGTATGTTGTACTTGCTGGCATTGCCTATGGGGCTCTACCATGTTCAGCAAAATTATTTGCCCGAAGCAGCCATGCAATCGGTAGAAGTGTTCGGGTTTTTGGTTGGCGCTTTTGTAGTGGGCGCCGCCTATCATCAGTTATACCGTGCAAAGCCTAAGGTGGATCAGTATATACCTTATTTGTCCATGTTTGGCATTATTTATTTTACGGCGGTTACCACTGCCGCAGGTAGGGAAAACCTACTGCATGTAGGTTTGCTGCTGTTTCTGGCCTCTGTATTTCATAATGGCGCCGGTTACTTTTTCGGTTATTGGCTGAGCCGGCTTTTTGGTCTCGACAAAAACTCAAGCCGTACCGTCGCATTTGAAGTTGGCTTGCAAAATGGTGGTATGGCTTCTGGTTTGGCGGGCACTATGGGCAAATTAGCTACTGTAGGGCTGGCTGCTGCGGTATTCAGCCCTTGGATGAACATTTCGGGATCTATTTTAGCTAATTACTGGCGAAGAAAGCCGGCTGATGATATACCAGAAACGAATGTGGATGTTATGCACAGCAAACAAGATTTATAA
- a CDS encoding four-carbon acid sugar kinase family protein, with amino-acid sequence MSENNLLLAYYGDDFTGSTDALEFLSRAGIKTVLFMEPPTPAQLARYEGLQAVGVAGLTRSMPPDEMEQVLLPAFAALKALGAPHVHYKVCSTFDSSPQIGSIGRAADVGASVFQAAFIPLLVAAPALGRYCLFGNLFARMGIGTQGQIYRLDRHPSMSRHPVTPADESDLRLHLSKQTQKKVGLLDILQISQLIEQAQQTLEKTIADGADIVLFDGLSQEHLLQVGQLIDAYASSNRPLFSIGSSGIEMALGGYWEILDKVTPASVWRNTGKVEAILVVSGSCSPVTAKQIEAALANGFAGIAIDTTALVAGADIETLLAPYIQQASAYIQQGRSVIVHTSIGGDDSRIMAAHQQLLNKGLNEQAIRTQSAQLLGTALGRVADGVISQTKLRRLVIAGGDTSSYAARALGIEAVEMIAPVTPGAPLCKAYAPGKPVDGLEVNIKGGQVGDENYFLTVLKGKPL; translated from the coding sequence ATGAGTGAAAACAATCTTTTGTTAGCATATTATGGCGACGATTTCACCGGCTCCACCGATGCGCTTGAGTTTTTAAGCCGCGCCGGTATCAAAACAGTACTCTTTATGGAGCCACCCACGCCCGCACAATTGGCCCGTTATGAGGGGTTGCAGGCGGTAGGCGTAGCCGGTTTAACCCGATCTATGCCGCCTGATGAAATGGAGCAGGTGTTACTTCCGGCGTTTGCGGCTTTAAAAGCCTTAGGTGCGCCTCATGTGCATTATAAAGTTTGTTCTACGTTTGATTCCTCACCGCAAATTGGCAGCATTGGCCGCGCGGCAGATGTTGGTGCCAGTGTTTTTCAAGCAGCTTTTATACCCCTGTTGGTTGCCGCACCTGCATTAGGCCGTTATTGTTTGTTTGGTAACCTGTTTGCCCGTATGGGTATTGGCACACAAGGACAGATCTACCGTTTAGATAGGCATCCATCAATGAGCAGGCACCCAGTTACTCCGGCCGATGAAAGTGATTTGCGCCTGCATTTAAGTAAGCAGACGCAAAAGAAGGTAGGCTTGCTGGATATATTACAGATTAGCCAATTGATAGAACAGGCACAACAGACACTTGAAAAAACGATAGCGGATGGTGCCGATATTGTATTATTTGACGGTTTAAGTCAGGAGCACTTGTTGCAGGTTGGCCAGTTGATTGATGCATATGCCAGCAGTAACAGGCCTTTATTCTCTATCGGGTCATCTGGTATTGAGATGGCCTTAGGCGGATATTGGGAGATATTAGATAAAGTGACACCAGCTTCGGTATGGCGCAACACCGGTAAAGTGGAGGCAATCCTGGTTGTTTCGGGTAGTTGCTCACCGGTTACCGCCAAACAGATTGAGGCCGCTTTAGCCAACGGCTTTGCTGGTATTGCTATTGATACCACCGCATTAGTAGCGGGCGCTGACATTGAAACCTTGCTTGCGCCTTACATACAACAGGCGTCGGCTTATATACAGCAGGGGCGTAGCGTTATTGTACATACCAGCATAGGCGGAGATGACAGCCGCATTATGGCTGCACACCAGCAATTACTCAATAAAGGATTAAATGAGCAAGCCATACGCACGCAGAGCGCCCAGCTTTTGGGTACTGCGCTTGGCCGGGTAGCCGATGGTGTAATTAGCCAAACCAAGCTGCGCCGACTAGTAATAGCTGGTGGCGATACATCAAGCTATGCAGCACGTGCCCTGGGTATTGAAGCTGTGGAAATGATAGCGCCGGTTACGCCTGGTGCGCCATTATGTAAAGCCTACGCACCCGGTAAGCCGGTAGACGGACTTGAGGTGAATATTAAAGGCGGACAAGTAGGCGACGAGAATTATTTTTTAACCGTATTAAAAGGAAAACCTTTGTAA
- a CDS encoding HAMP domain-containing protein: MKDDDILAKVLDDTGVLNEHLTDSLDLKELLKVLSNVKNGRLNVRMPVTQAGIHGRICEVLNDIIDMNERLVAEISTAEKTIGKKGNLSKRIELTDAKGEWANGVISLNNLIEDLTSPTLEIAGMINSVANGDLSKHIPLEIKGHPLKGEFLRIAKESNQMLSKLRSFSMEVTRVARQVGSEGKLGEQAKIKGVAGVWAELTDSVNQMAGNLTSQVRNIAGVTTAVAKGDLSRKITVEAKGEILELKNTINTMVDQLNSFSSEVTRVALEVGTEGKLGGQAKVPGVAGTWKDLTDSVNRMAGNLTSQVRNIAGVTTAVANGDLSKKITVDVKGEMLELKKTINTMVDQLNSFASEVTRVALEVGTEGKLGGQARVKGVGGVWKDLTDSVNQMGSNLTDQVRNIAGVTTAVAKGDLSRKITVDAKGELLELKNTINTMVDQLNSFSSEVTRVAREVGSEGQLGGQANVPGVGGTWKDLTDSVNQMAGNLTGQVRNIAEVTTAVAKGDLSKKITVDVQGEMLELKITINTMVDQLNSFGSEVTRVAREVGSEGQLGGQANVPGVGGTWKDLTDSVNKMADNLTSQVRNIAEVTTAVAKGDLSRKITVNAKGELLELKDTINTMVDQLRGFASEVTRVAREVGSEGQLGGQANVPGVDGTWKDLTDSVNKMAGNLTAQLRNIADVSIAIANGDLSKKITVDVRGEILQLKETINTMVDQLRGFASEVTRVAREVGTDGNLGGQAFVPGVAGTWKDLTDSVNQMSSNLTSQVRNIAEVTKAVASGDLSKTVIIDVKGEIMDLKNTINTMVDQLNSFASEVTRVAREVGTEGKLGGQAHVKGVAGTWKDLTDSVNQMASNLTGQIRGIAKVATGIAKGNLKQRLSINALGEVAQLTDTINEMIDTLAVFADEVTTVAREVGVQGRLGGQASVPGASGTWKDLTENVNQLAQNLTVQVRSISEVASAVTKGDLTRTIRVEAKGELEALKDTINQMIANLKDTTLRNHEQDWLKSNLAKFAQMLQGQRDRNAVANKVLSELAELVNARYGAFYILEQPELADEAKLKLFAGYAQDGSKSINQEFSLTEGLIGQCATDKERIRISNVPNEYLQISSGIGHAAPIDLVILPVLFENNVKAVIELASFENFSDTHIDFLDQLTESIGIVLNNIETNTRTEELLAQSQSLAGELSSQQEELRRANDELHDKGRSLEEKAEQLTLTSKYKSEFLANMSHELRTPLNSLLILAQQLFENPEGNLTEKQRMFAKTIHSCGDDLIQLINDILDLSKIESGVIAADVMPVSFREVISFAESTFKPISETKNLKFEVELQDGLPELMETDMQRLNQILKNLLSNAFKFTEKGRVKLHIFKPEADQENPLGRNEPVIAFSIEDSGIGISENTQGIIFEAFQQAEGSTSRKYGGTGLGLSISKGFAELLGGTITVSSELGRGSTFTLFLPLKYKEEKSVPVKVKEAYSATVSHTRTNLIDTAELVIDDDRHNIVTEDKVILVVEDDLRFTKILIDKAHDFDLKVVVAMTYLEIFDSIIKYNPIAITLDVNMPESNGWKLLKLLKGDINLQHIPIHVISGEDNKVMALKYGAKSFSLKPLSNSLLEDLISGIVSFQEQVKKRILIIEDNENELQRLTELLSNDRVEIFGSTTANKALSVLKKELFDCIILDFVLPDANGFDLLNRINLLKQEQTTIILHSARDFTQDELIQLKRLNHKIITKTPTSHVALLQEILVLLHIDKKFISEGKWKMLDGIRTKYDVLDNKKVLVVDDDVRNLFALTAVFERSQITVITAESGREAIEILNKDKTIDIVLMDIMMPEMDGYETIKMIRKEPRHKSLPIIAVTAKAMIGDRQKCIASGASDYITKPVKTDQLLSLMRVWLIK, from the coding sequence ATGAAAGACGACGACATTTTAGCCAAAGTACTAGATGATACCGGTGTGCTTAATGAGCACCTTACCGACTCGCTCGATTTAAAAGAGCTTTTGAAAGTGCTTTCGAACGTAAAAAACGGCAGGCTAAACGTACGCATGCCCGTAACGCAAGCTGGCATACACGGCCGCATTTGTGAGGTACTGAACGACATTATTGATATGAACGAGCGTTTGGTAGCCGAGATATCGACAGCCGAAAAAACGATAGGAAAAAAAGGAAACCTTAGTAAACGGATAGAATTAACCGACGCTAAAGGCGAATGGGCAAATGGCGTAATCTCACTCAATAATTTAATTGAAGACCTTACCTCTCCTACCCTGGAGATTGCAGGCATGATTAACTCGGTTGCCAACGGCGACCTTTCCAAGCATATACCGCTCGAAATTAAGGGCCACCCTTTAAAAGGCGAATTTTTACGCATTGCTAAAGAGTCGAACCAAATGCTTTCCAAGCTTCGTTCATTCTCCATGGAAGTAACCCGTGTAGCCCGCCAGGTAGGTTCAGAAGGTAAACTAGGTGAGCAGGCTAAAATTAAGGGCGTAGCCGGCGTATGGGCCGAACTAACCGACTCGGTAAACCAAATGGCCGGTAACTTAACCTCGCAGGTGCGTAACATTGCAGGTGTAACCACGGCAGTAGCCAAGGGCGACTTATCCCGTAAAATTACGGTAGAAGCTAAGGGCGAGATTTTGGAACTAAAGAACACCATTAATACCATGGTGGATCAGCTCAACTCCTTCTCATCCGAAGTAACGCGTGTGGCGCTTGAAGTGGGTACAGAAGGTAAGCTGGGCGGCCAGGCTAAGGTGCCGGGCGTTGCGGGTACCTGGAAAGATTTGACCGACTCTGTAAACCGCATGGCGGGTAACTTAACCTCGCAGGTACGTAACATTGCCGGTGTAACCACTGCGGTTGCTAATGGAGACCTTTCCAAGAAGATTACGGTTGACGTTAAGGGTGAAATGCTCGAGCTGAAAAAAACCATCAATACGATGGTGGATCAGCTCAACTCCTTTGCATCCGAAGTAACGCGTGTGGCGCTCGAGGTGGGTACAGAAGGTAAGCTGGGCGGCCAGGCGCGTGTAAAAGGTGTAGGCGGGGTTTGGAAAGACCTAACCGACTCCGTAAACCAAATGGGTAGCAACCTTACCGACCAGGTACGTAACATTGCCGGTGTAACCACAGCGGTAGCTAAAGGCGACTTATCGCGCAAAATTACGGTGGATGCCAAGGGCGAACTTTTGGAGCTGAAGAATACCATAAACACGATGGTGGATCAGTTGAACTCCTTCTCGTCTGAAGTAACGCGTGTGGCGCGCGAGGTGGGTTCTGAAGGGCAGCTGGGCGGTCAGGCCAACGTGCCGGGCGTAGGTGGTACCTGGAAGGATTTGACCGACTCGGTAAACCAGATGGCCGGTAACTTAACAGGCCAGGTACGTAATATAGCCGAGGTGACAACAGCGGTGGCCAAAGGCGACTTATCTAAAAAAATTACGGTTGATGTACAGGGCGAAATGCTCGAACTCAAAATAACCATCAATACGATGGTGGATCAGTTGAACTCCTTCGGTTCCGAAGTAACGCGTGTAGCGCGTGAGGTGGGCTCCGAAGGCCAGTTAGGTGGTCAGGCCAACGTACCCGGCGTAGGTGGTACCTGGAAGGACTTAACCGACTCGGTGAACAAGATGGCGGACAACTTAACCTCGCAGGTGCGTAACATTGCCGAGGTAACTACCGCAGTAGCCAAGGGCGATTTATCCCGTAAAATTACGGTAAACGCCAAAGGCGAGCTCCTGGAACTGAAAGATACGATTAATACCATGGTGGATCAGCTGCGCGGTTTTGCATCAGAAGTAACGCGTGTGGCACGTGAGGTGGGTTCCGAAGGGCAATTAGGCGGCCAGGCCAACGTACCGGGTGTGGATGGTACCTGGAAGGATTTGACCGACTCTGTAAATAAAATGGCGGGCAATCTTACTGCCCAGCTACGTAATATAGCCGACGTATCCATCGCTATCGCGAATGGTGACTTGTCGAAGAAAATCACGGTTGACGTGCGGGGCGAGATCTTGCAGCTAAAGGAAACCATTAATACGATGGTTGATCAGCTGCGTGGTTTTGCATCTGAAGTAACGCGTGTAGCGCGTGAGGTAGGTACGGATGGTAACCTGGGCGGCCAGGCCTTTGTACCGGGCGTTGCAGGTACCTGGAAGGATTTGACCGACTCGGTAAACCAAATGTCGAGTAACTTAACCTCACAAGTGCGTAACATTGCAGAGGTAACCAAGGCGGTAGCCAGCGGCGACTTATCCAAAACGGTAATCATCGACGTAAAAGGCGAGATCATGGACCTTAAAAACACCATCAATACGATGGTGGATCAGCTTAACTCCTTTGCATCCGAAGTAACGCGTGTAGCGCGTGAGGTAGGTACCGAGGGTAAACTGGGCGGCCAGGCGCACGTAAAAGGTGTGGCCGGTACCTGGAAGGATTTGACCGACTCGGTGAACCAGATGGCATCTAACCTTACCGGGCAAATACGTGGTATTGCTAAAGTGGCAACCGGTATTGCCAAGGGTAACCTGAAGCAACGCCTTTCTATTAACGCGTTGGGTGAGGTGGCCCAGTTAACCGATACCATTAACGAGATGATTGATACGCTGGCGGTATTTGCCGATGAGGTAACCACCGTAGCGCGTGAGGTGGGTGTGCAGGGTCGTTTGGGTGGACAAGCCAGCGTACCGGGTGCATCAGGTACCTGGAAAGATTTAACGGAGAACGTAAACCAGCTGGCGCAAAATTTAACCGTACAGGTGCGTTCAATTTCCGAAGTAGCATCTGCCGTAACCAAAGGCGACTTAACCCGTACCATACGGGTAGAAGCTAAAGGTGAGCTGGAAGCGTTGAAGGATACCATTAACCAGATGATTGCCAACCTGAAAGATACTACGCTGCGTAACCACGAGCAGGATTGGCTAAAATCAAACTTAGCTAAATTTGCCCAGATGCTTCAGGGCCAGCGTGACCGGAATGCGGTGGCCAATAAAGTACTATCTGAGCTGGCCGAACTGGTAAACGCACGTTATGGCGCATTCTATATTCTAGAACAGCCAGAGTTAGCCGATGAGGCCAAGCTAAAGCTGTTTGCCGGTTATGCGCAGGATGGTTCAAAATCAATAAATCAGGAATTTTCTTTAACTGAAGGATTGATTGGACAGTGTGCTACAGACAAGGAACGCATCCGTATATCAAACGTACCTAACGAGTACCTTCAAATTAGCTCCGGTATTGGTCATGCAGCACCTATTGACCTGGTGATACTACCGGTATTGTTCGAGAATAACGTAAAAGCCGTTATTGAATTAGCTTCGTTCGAAAACTTCAGCGATACGCACATTGACTTTTTGGATCAGTTGACCGAAAGTATCGGTATCGTACTAAACAATATTGAGACCAATACCCGCACCGAGGAACTCCTGGCCCAATCACAATCACTGGCCGGTGAGCTTTCATCACAACAAGAAGAATTGAGGCGGGCGAATGATGAGTTGCATGATAAAGGCCGCTCATTAGAAGAAAAGGCCGAGCAGCTTACACTAACTTCTAAGTATAAATCAGAGTTCCTGGCCAACATGTCGCACGAGTTGCGTACGCCGCTTAACAGCTTGCTCATTTTAGCACAGCAACTGTTTGAGAATCCTGAGGGTAACCTAACCGAAAAACAGCGGATGTTTGCCAAAACTATCCACTCCTGCGGCGACGACTTGATCCAGCTGATTAATGATATCCTGGATCTGTCGAAAATTGAGTCGGGTGTAATTGCCGCCGATGTAATGCCGGTTAGCTTCAGAGAAGTTATTTCGTTTGCCGAGTCTACGTTTAAACCAATTTCAGAAACCAAGAACCTTAAATTTGAGGTTGAACTGCAGGACGGTTTACCGGAGCTAATGGAAACCGACATGCAGCGCCTGAACCAGATTTTGAAGAATTTGTTGTCGAATGCATTTAAGTTTACCGAAAAAGGCCGGGTTAAACTACACATATTTAAGCCCGAAGCCGATCAGGAAAATCCGCTGGGCAGAAATGAACCGGTCATTGCATTTTCGATTGAAGACTCAGGTATTGGTATTTCCGAAAACACGCAAGGCATCATATTCGAAGCGTTCCAACAGGCCGAAGGATCAACCAGCCGTAAGTACGGCGGTACAGGCTTAGGCTTATCCATTAGTAAAGGTTTTGCCGAACTTTTGGGCGGTACCATCACTGTAAGCAGCGAACTGGGCAGAGGCAGTACATTTACTTTATTCTTACCATTAAAATATAAAGAAGAAAAATCGGTACCGGTTAAAGTTAAAGAGGCTTATTCGGCTACCGTGTCGCACACGCGTACCAATCTTATTGACACCGCCGAGCTGGTTATTGATGATGACCGCCATAACATTGTAACCGAAGACAAAGTCATACTCGTAGTTGAAGATGACCTTCGTTTCACCAAGATTCTGATTGATAAGGCCCACGACTTTGACTTAAAGGTTGTTGTGGCTATGACCTACCTGGAGATATTTGATAGCATTATTAAATATAACCCAATAGCCATAACGCTTGATGTAAACATGCCTGAGTCTAATGGCTGGAAGCTACTTAAGCTATTAAAAGGCGATATCAATTTGCAGCATATCCCAATACATGTTATTTCGGGCGAGGACAATAAGGTGATGGCATTAAAGTATGGCGCCAAATCGTTCAGCCTTAAACCCTTGTCCAACAGCTTGCTCGAAGATCTTATATCGGGAATTGTAAGCTTTCAGGAACAAGTTAAAAAACGCATTCTGATTATTGAAGATAATGAAAATGAATTGCAACGATTAACCGAACTGCTTTCAAACGACCGGGTGGAGATCTTTGGCTCAACAACAGCTAACAAGGCCCTGTCTGTACTTAAGAAGGAGTTGTTCGACTGTATCATCCTGGATTTTGTTCTACCTGATGCCAATGGTTTTGACCTGCTTAATCGCATCAACTTGTTAAAACAAGAGCAAACTACAATCATACTACACTCAGCCCGCGACTTTACACAAGACGAGTTGATTCAGTTGAAACGTCTTAACCATAAGATCATCACCAAGACACCAACCTCGCATGTGGCGTTGTTACAAGAGATACTGGTATTATTACACATTGATAAGAAGTTTATTAGTGAAGGTAAATGGAAAATGCTTGATGGCATCAGAACCAAATACGATGTACTCGACAACAAAAAAGTATTGGTAGTTGATGATGACGTACGTAACTTATTTGCACTTACCGCTGTTTTTGAACGGTCGCAGATTACAGTAATTACGGCAGAGAGCGGTAGGGAGGCAATTGAAATACTGAACAAGGATAAGACCATAGACATTGTGCTGATGGATATTATGATGCCGGAGATGGATGGCTATGAGACTATAAAAATGATAAGAAAAGAGCCGCGTCATAAAAGTTTGCCTATAATTGCGGTGACCGCAAAGGCAATGATTGGCGACAGGCAAAAGTGTATAGCCTCAGGTGCATCAGATTATATTACCAAACCTGTTAAAACCGACCAGTTATTATCATTAATGCGTGTATGGCTCATAAAATAA
- a CDS encoding hybrid sensor histidine kinase/response regulator: MGTDTAIKILLVDDNENNLMSMEVVLEKEGYSFSKAASGREALRILLKEEDFSLILLDVKMPIMDGYETAELIYQRDKLKDIPIIFITAHDYEEAAMFKGYKAGAVDFVRKPFNPDILRSKVAIFAELHKKNRLLMQQEEKLQAINNDLVKLNLELEQRVLERTTELENVNEELRALNESKDKFLSVISHDLRNPLTSLLVSSENLMRDAEKLRPEQIKMFSGIIHKTSKKILNQLNELVEWAKTQREKIDLKRERIHLFEGINDALELLKENAVQKSIALENNIEHGLYVNADLYMLRSVLQNLVTNAIKFTPPGGSSVKVTATPVEDMVEICVQDAGVGMSKETMSKLFNRSGFPTVLGTSQERGTGLGLMLVKDFVVQHGGTISVESEVGQGTCFKFTMPTE; this comes from the coding sequence ATGGGTACAGATACAGCCATAAAAATACTTTTGGTTGATGATAATGAGAACAATTTAATGTCTATGGAAGTGGTACTCGAGAAGGAAGGATATTCCTTCTCGAAAGCTGCTTCCGGAAGAGAGGCATTGAGGATTTTGCTTAAAGAGGAAGATTTTTCACTGATATTACTGGACGTGAAAATGCCGATCATGGATGGTTATGAAACCGCAGAGTTGATTTACCAGCGTGATAAATTGAAGGACATTCCCATCATTTTTATTACCGCGCATGACTATGAAGAGGCGGCCATGTTTAAGGGCTACAAGGCTGGCGCTGTCGACTTTGTAAGAAAACCTTTCAACCCGGATATCCTCCGTTCTAAAGTAGCTATTTTTGCCGAGCTGCATAAAAAGAACCGGTTATTGATGCAGCAGGAAGAAAAACTCCAAGCTATTAATAATGACCTGGTTAAGCTAAACCTGGAACTGGAACAGCGCGTGCTTGAACGTACAACCGAGCTGGAGAACGTTAACGAAGAGTTGAGAGCGCTTAATGAGTCAAAAGATAAGTTTCTTTCTGTTATCTCTCATGACCTTCGCAACCCGCTTACCTCTTTACTGGTATCATCAGAGAACCTGATGCGGGACGCAGAAAAGCTAAGACCGGAACAGATCAAAATGTTCTCGGGCATTATTCATAAAACATCAAAGAAAATACTGAACCAGCTCAATGAATTGGTTGAATGGGCAAAAACCCAACGCGAAAAAATAGACTTAAAGCGTGAACGTATCCATCTTTTTGAAGGTATTAATGATGCGTTAGAGTTATTGAAAGAAAACGCTGTGCAAAAAAGCATCGCCTTGGAGAACAATATTGAGCACGGCCTTTATGTGAATGCCGATCTTTATATGCTGCGGTCGGTTTTACAGAACCTGGTTACAAACGCCATAAAATTCACCCCGCCGGGCGGCAGTTCTGTAAAAGTTACCGCTACACCTGTTGAAGACATGGTGGAGATATGTGTGCAGGATGCAGGCGTTGGCATGTCTAAAGAGACCATGAGTAAGCTGTTCAACAGATCAGGGTTTCCAACAGTGTTAGGCACCAGTCAGGAAAGAGGCACGGGTTTAGGGTTGATGCTGGTAAAAGACTTCGTTGTTCAGCATGGTGGTACAATCAGCGTAGAAAGCGAAGTTGGTCAAGGTACCTGTTTCAAGTTTACCATGCCTACCGAATGA